AGTTCCCGACACTTCTCATGGCTGGTAAAATCTTGCTTCCCCGATCCCCTTCGGCACCCCTCCCCCCTTTCCACCGCCACCGGCACCACCACCATCTCCTCCCTCCCGGATGACCTGCTCCTCGAATGTCTATCTAGAGTGCCGCACTCTTCCCTCCCTTCTATCCCTTTCGTCTGCCGCCGATGGGGATATCTTCTCAACTCTCCCACTTTTCATGTTCTCCGCGTCCGCCACCACCTCGTTTTCAGCACACTGTTTTGCGTTTCGATCTCCAGTTCTGCCCTTTTCACGGCGACGCTTCGCTTGGATGCTGGGGATTGTCCTTTGTGGAAAGTGTCGTCTTTTGTTCTTTCGAACGATGGAAATGGATTTGATTTGGGGAGTGGCTCTAATTTTTCTCTGTTCTCGCATTTCAGATTGGTGTCTATTGGCCGGAAGATTTATGTCATCGGTCGGACGGCGATGCTCCGGTGCGATACTTGGACTGGGACTTTGGTCACGAAGTCGGGGATGAGTTTGCAGAGGAAGAAATTTGCCGCCGCAGCGGTGGAAGGGAAGATATACGTATCCGGTGGTTCTGCGAGATTGTCGACGGTTGAGGAATATGACCCGGATGAGAATGCGTGGCGTGTGGTGTCTGACGCGCCGAGGAAAAGGTATGGATGCATCGGAGCTTCGGTGGATGGGGTGTTTTACGTCATTGGAGGGCTGAAGATCGGCGGCGCGTCCGTGAACGACGGTGGTTCACTTGGGGCGGAAATGACGCATGTCTACGCCAGCTCGATGGATTTATACGACGTAGCTGCGCGTGGATGGCTGAGAAGCCGAGCAGTCCCAAGCGGTGGCTGCGTGGTGGCGGCGTGCTCTGCGAACGAACACATCTACATCCTCTCGAGCCACGCGGTGGAACTCTCGTTCTGGAAATTCAACGGGTCTAGGAAAAGTAAAAGCTTCGGAGAATGGTGTAGGTTGAAATGTCCGCCGGTGCCACCGCAGGTTCGTGTGGACAGCACGGTGAGGTTCAGCTGCGTCGGGGTGGCGGAGAAGGTGGTCTTGATACAGGTGGTCGGCTGCATCGATGACTTGCTGCGACGGAGCGGGAGACTTGAGAGGGGGTTCAGGGAGAGATTGGTGCTGTTGTATGATATTGCCGCCGGGGAGTGGAGTAGGGTGGCGGATCTGCCGGAGGTGATCCGACGCGCCGCCTGTGTTTGCGTTGAATGTTGAGTTAGTACTCTTTCTACTACGTTCACGGGTGCGTGAAGCTGAAGCATTTGACTGTTTACAGTCtcgagacaaaaaaaaaaaattgaaagattgGTGTAATTAAGGATTTGCCTTAATCCAAGTTTAattgttaaataatttttagggtCAAAGAATTGGAATTTGTATTGTATTTGATAGTATTTTCCAAAGCTTCTGAGTCATACATTAATATTTCTTCACATTTCTATCAAATTTATGAtagaataaaattttaattttctcatAGTAAAATTAGATTTTAAGGATGCACCTAACAAAACCCGTTACAGTTAGAGTAGGTTtgatgtgagaccgtcttacggatcttaatctgtgagactgatcaactctactcatattcacaataaaaaataatactcttagaataaataataataatttttcatggatgacccaaataagagatctgtctcacaaatacgatccgtgaaaccgtgtcacacaagtttttgtcttatacTTAACGTAAGAAGTCCGATGAATATTAAATATGTTCTTTCGGCTCCATTTTTTCACCGTAAACATGAGTGTGGTTGATCCGTCTAACGAGTAAAGATTGGTGACACCGTTTCTCAAAAAATCTATTAATAAAAATtacttttcttttttaaatataaattaaaagaccaaaaaaacatttaaaaaagaaatagaAGCCTTAATCGTCGCCTAGGTTTACCGACTCAACCTTTTTCTAGGCGGCCAGTCGCTTGTCTTTCCCCACCAAAAAGAGTTTATCATGGGCTCTAATTCCTCGCACAATTACAAAGGTAAAGCAAAAAACACTCATAACTTACGAATGAAGAGGTTGAACAACCAACTTTAATAATGTTACATAACAATTTATATTTCCATcgctttttctttaaattaatttcGTGATACATATTAATAACTCGACTCGattcataaaaataatcatttttctaTTTCTAAAATAATACTTATAAGTGCGTGTATGGATCAAGTCCACAAATCTCCATAAACACGagaaagctataaaacaattcTCTAAGAGTGATATAGACGccaaaaagcaataaatcaatTTCCCAAAATTTTCCAATGTATCCAgggttttttattattaattttaaaaaattgtatCTTAAAAATAGTATGTATGGACTATGGTGGCGTTTTGCACTAACGCGAGTCCGCTGCAGGCTGCAACTAGCCCAACAGCTTTTTCAGCGTCCTGTTTCGAGACAAAAAATTttcttattataaataaaaGGGAGGAAGCGTAAAATAATCAaacgaaaaaaatataaaaaaatatttatctatacaaaaataaatatttatttatatgaaatgtgatgattgattttttattttgtacatatattaatttttttttttaatttatgcttatttactttttaaattaaattttatatgtgttattttatttcttattataatattttgtattaGCTTATTGTTTCGACAACTTATTTCAGAATGACGGAAAATCAAGGTTCAGAAGATCGCATTGTTCTTTTATGTCATCAACAATTTTTTCTGAAACTGTTGATGATATTGTAAGAGTTAAGCGATGAGACAATCTAGTTTGGATGTTATTTGTTGGAAATTATTTACACAATCGTGTCCTTGTTTACTTAAATCATATGTGATTTTATGGGGTTTTACAATGTGTTTTTCGGTGGTTTGACAATCATTTGATTACTGCTTTTGTTGAACGATGGTGACACAATAcacacaaattttattttagatGTGGTGAACCGATTGTGACGTTACAAGATGTTTCGATAATTTGGGGTCTAACAATTGATGGTGACCCGATGACTGGAATAGATGTTTCATATACAGTTGACCAATGACAACATACATGTCTTGACTTGTTGGATTTGTGTCATCATCATCGCATTTTAAAGGTTGTCATTTGTCTAAAACTGTACTACACGATTATTGAATTTCTACCCTTATTGATAATAATAATTCGGAAATAGATGTGTAATATACCTGTTGTGTAGCGTTGGTGATTGTTGGAGGAATATTGTTCCCGGATTATCAAGAAGGTTCGGCTAGACTCATAGTTTTGCAACTACTACATGATATTGACACTATGAAATCTTATAGTTGAGGAAACACAGTTTTAGCATTCCTATTGTAATGCCTGAGAATTATAGAAGTGATCaaccaagattatcaatcttcattaacgtgagactcggaagatatgagaatgtatgacatgcaatgatggaagaaaagacatgagaatattgggttttgcaagaccgcacccgcgcccagaacatgagtgcacccgcggtcattaaaaatggaattttgaaggtgaggccgaagcatcaccgcacccgcggtgcaatcaagactgcacccgcggtgcatggacagtaagttgtcaaattttattcgaggcgacaccgcacccgcggtaagaacaagactgcacccgcggtctaagatgtaccgcacccgcggcgctgaatttcagaaaatgaaagataatgtcgaagcatgagcgcacccgcggtgcatgacacgaccgcacccgcggtcatgcgtgttgctgaAAAATGAGGCCACGTTTCAGattttgcatgcagtatatatagggATGATTGACACGTAAATccttcagaatttcagaaaggggCGAAATCTTGGAAataaaatccttacgccttttagatttgcgattgtggaagatccgtctatcagaattcgaatccgaacgcagtatcgtgttcctctcgacacgagctacacaaggacgtaagttttgttacgttttgagatgttttgaaaatatgatgttgttagaattgaatgtgattcagatatggtgtttctgctaccgtagatattatagaattgaagtcagattaaagaacagactatttctgtaattgttatgatttttgaaagatattgactgagattctatatcagaattgtgttagtattcagattatgaattgtattggcACAGAttatgtagtatcccgatgcctaatttgagttaattattggattaattatatttcggtgagatcggaaggaccgaaccgggttcggatcgtccgaatagggttcggatcgtccgaagacaggtggctggacacgtggaagacatgcagagttcggatcgtccgatcagggttcggatcgtccgaagacaggtgtctggacacgtggaagacatgcagggttcggatcgtccgataagggttcggaaggtccgaagggtacagggttcggatcgtccgaagtggatcggatcgtccgatcgttgtctataaatagaggcgcgaggcttcactttttactcgccaattccgagtgttccagagcgttttagtcgtttttgatgggtttctagtcttttcccgaggtttaggcactagcggggagctactggttctgtagcggagctgtgctctagttgggagctagcggcatcagtgggctgactacggacgcaggcttgattctagggctgattgctaggatctactgatttgaggtacgaaagtactatccgagatagcaggattgagtatgctttactatgtgttgcatgtttatatgttgcattattatctgtcatatgatgcatggtttattatgcggcatttgcataatcatgttgagcctgactatttttgagatagcctgttgagagggtgctcagctgtagtagcccgaattccaaattgggtaattaacggattaatggtgattaagaaggtttaatgtgtaattttgaccgtggtcatgatcggacggaccgaagatggttcggtagcaccgaagagttcggacgatccgaagtgggttcggtggatccgatcatgaggtgtcaagagttgatcgacacgtcagtttgcatgcaagttcggatgatccgaagtgtaggttcggtggatccgatcatgaggtgtcaagagccgatggacacgtgggagttcggacgttccgaagtgggttcggtggatccgaacatagcctataaatagtgctcggatttcctcattttgtattgacaatccttgagttgtgtctcctagttgagaggtttggaaggtttctagggttagttgccggtcgagcgataaccaagagctgccaggattggtagtgtagcgacgcctgagttacgaggcaatcgacatcaaagggctgtcgacggacgaaggtaaaccctaaacctttggtagtactggttttgctagtatagcatggtagtattgttcattgggtgcttttgatgcataggcttgttctagacctgattagcggtgttgcgtaaggctaggcttgctgtgatagaggtacgaaagtactatccgaaatatcctggttgagtatacattcttatatgtgttgcatgattatgtggtgcattgatatatgtcatatgatgcatgctattatgtcacgtttattactgcacgttgcatttcatgttgagccgtatctccttcgagatagcctttactgttgagctgtatctctttcgagataagctatatcttgtggggccgctcagccctgtcttgtcttgtggacgcatggacaccgagagtacacagtggccgacgggtccggagggcttcggtgatccgggacattttaggtccacgtctgttcttgcagtggatgcagtgacccagaggtaggaccgcgcggcactatccacttggcgcctctagactgagcattttgagatcttttgtgattcctgtttcttgactaccctggtatcatatcatagcatgtgcatttcatataggtttgtatactcatgcttttgtactgggcgttcttatcgctcacgtcctcggttttgtttatcttggacaccccattcccacggggcaggcctcaggttggacagctcgggaagagcaggaggaggacagtgagtatctggttggtttagttttcagtactattctatttcgaaatggttgtaccgaatatattttgagttgttctgatttcgattgggttgtataactatcatttgttggtattttccgctgttatctctgattattattaattaagttagttgcatgcttagttctcaactagtaggtgattctggaacgggtcactacatcagccctcgtttgttgtggatggttggaccccgttggccgacggtggtcaggtcaccggtatatccacaggtttattttggtatgggagccacctcctggtgcgacggcgcagagtgctacataccttgacgtcatttacctgagcagtatttcgatatacccagatcctggtatccagtacattttgcatacatgcatgtcatagtcttgtatactcatgctttcggtgctgagcgttttatgctcacgtcctcggtttatctctgttttggacaccctatttgatggggcaggtctcaggttggacggtccaggagggagtggacagggagctggcagaggttgacttgtagttattggtatttgttattggaatttagttcgatctggttgtttaagtattttgtacttacagattcgattgggttgtactactgtttttccgctgttttacctgattcagttttaatgttaattttgcatgcttaagttctgtttaataggtgattctggaacgggtcactacagattatgagttccagtattataattgtgatattcagattgacggggttattcagattgtattgtcatgtcgatgacatgaattagattgtatcttgttcagatattgatcagattgtatactgagttgagtattgatcagaacagattgtgtattgagtgaTCCACTGATACagtatattcgatattgtcatttcagattggatatggacataattgaatacagatcatcgtcttcgtcagaccgggacgacaaaggtataattcatgttatatacgggaagacataactcaaatagatcccatttgagtttcccaataaaatcacatactagaattattgttgtttattttatgatatgattatgctgtgtttacagatttttattcattgcaattaagatagggagtctgacagaaacagtcaaacttctagatgttcggtgatatcacagcttaggggaagatcattctcctattgtagatgtggatacagatcagaccgaagtctaggaataagacgtaccgtcaccccgattgggagggtaggtgatagatcgtcttattcacaccgggatccctagagttatagtgagtcgggtctagacatgatttgattagaactacATGTGTTTATAgaagtggtttcatagactatgaaacccatgtttattgctttcagttatgatagcatgtttatatgatttgatttgaataacatgtttagctgatttgagttgcatgcttattttgatttaatttcatagactatggaatcTATTGCTTTAGtttcatgcatgatagaatatttcatgatttgattatgtatatgcatgttaccatgttttatactgggatttattctcaccggagttatccggctgttgtcttgttttgtatgtgtgcatgacaacaggtggggcaggatcggggtcgagaagatgacgagagaagacgagttagcgtggtgattccggacttattgtatacttggttttattacttgaactttagtagttgaaccttagaatagttgaaagactgttgtactattatactgaaatgtagttttatacagatatgtatattatgtagatgccattaccttccgcactgttatttaaaaaaaaaaaaaatttagaccctgttttatctgaatggataattaaatcccaaagatgattaagaagaaagatcagcgtccgggtccccacaacaggtggtatcagagcgatagatcctttagattgagatagtcagaactgatagatcctttagactgagttagactgggatagaagagaatgagcggggtagattgagtcttctttccttgcatgtgattgctagcatgagatttattgcaatgttgaattacattatgtgtgctagcatgatttactgctttccctattacatgttgtttgtatctgagttgattgcagcatgtaattgttaagcctgaatcagaaccgagtctggatcagaggtatatgatcagaggagggctaagacagattgtatagattatgtactaatctgtttgattatcagatataccgcctcgaagaatttcagaaaaaggcagtacttcatctgaacagatagatgcatcagaaattcagctagaagaaaagatgaaagaatttcagttattgcagccgccgattctgaatggtatcgagacgtccgaagattgtcagaactggtttgatgacatagaaatattgttcgatttacttgattgtacagatgaacagagagttaaaatggtgtcttatcagttacgagaagccgccaggaattggtggattaccagtagaagaatgtgggaacagagaggtacagtgatttcgtgggaaatattcagaactgaattttatcgaagatttttctcagtctcgtaccgagaggacaagaaagcagagtttgagaatttgagccaatgtaaattgaatattgatgaatatattgctaGATTCTCTACTctaatgcgttttgctcctcgtttagctggaaatgataaagctgtagtgaatcagttcatcagagggttgaattcggaggtagttgcatttatgaatctgcagcgaccttaccattttgcggatattttgagtagagcgaagagagctgaggcaagtctgattagaAAATTGACACGactgtgtgtgaagcaaccccagacacagcaatcccctcttcgatatgagcgcggcagtacgagtgggaagcaagatttgctgaaaactcgtaagaaaccattcaagaagttgggaagtggttcctctagttcaagtggttccagcccaagccatactgatgtctattgtaggacttgcggagggagacattcttcagagcaatgccaaggagtgcttggtagatgcaatatttgtaaacagctggggcattttgctaaagtttgtccccagagatggtcccgaagatcttagggaacagcgtttaattgagaaacagacccagaatccacaacaggtactattctttatgattagattgcatatgtattgatatatactaatgccttccctacgattatcttagactgaattgcattgatatatgatgtATATGTGGGGTTTGTTTGTACTGTGGTAGTGATTCCTATCTGTTgggaaaaaaagagtgatatcagaaatttttgTAGAATacggtatactacagtaagatgagaataagattgagttagattataaTGTACTTGTGTATTCTGATTCgaccgcattattgatgttaatatgctaaacaagtacagaactattatagattccagTTAGAAAAGtatgagattcagaccagatatggctgatgagtagagatttcacggtaaggattctagatttagaattcctttgatatctgtgttgtctatgactcgattaatacagaaaggagcagattgcatccctatgtattcagtagatctactggaATCGAgcatagcattggcagatttgtcaATGATAGACGAATTAACTGATATTgcccagataagattttagaattgctttatatcagaaagatagatttcagaattgaattcagatcagatattgattgttgttttagaattcagcatagaataacattgaatgtacagaatgaattgaaagatcagtaaaagagtaccgaccaggagtacatctgatttagtgataCTCTTGGGCATGTTCAGTATCTTCAgggatgttctgatgattttatgctcattgtCTCTATGAGATTTTATATAATTGCAGCATCTGATTAATGGAATAGAATATCTGaaaattgtattgaatattctgagaactgtgatgattgtatacagaaattgttcagataagaatcttgtTTGAAAAaggattgtattcagaatatgcgatatctgaagttagtaaaCAGACTGATTTtgttacagttgagattgtAATCAGTGACCGATaaataccgatatcagaaagaccagaaatttcagaaatatcagaattgtcagagatatattttgtctgatttggcagattactttattcgactgttactttatatctgctgagtattgttattattctaaatcagtattggagacatcttatattgttttggagaGCATAttgtatttgcagatgagatataccagttgatcagaatgacatgaagataatTCCCAGGAATCCTTATTTTATGAGTTccttgaactcactagatctgtataggatattgatattttgtatctgatttgatattactgtgtttgaatccgtatatgctacagattagggTGAACTAGAGGGAGTATATACCGTTtaaaccgaatcagagttgattTCGAGAGTTACAACAGTTCGGAatatgatcagaatgttcagaacttgattgtaataatcagaacagagtaacaaatatgtgattttgtgttttgtatgagattAATTAgtttgtgatatcagaatgtttccaaattatataacagaattgatatcgacagtcagagccgaataccaggtaggtatttcttctttactttatgttattaactgatttgttggtatcaaatagttcggattggaaatcacagatagggtcagaaatgcaccgtagtggattcagtttccAGTTTGAAAATTGAGAATGgattatattcgaacagatagttttgatatagacagattaaatcagctATGACATAGTTTGTATCGAAatattggcagaaattgtactgatatgtctgtagtgctaacagaaaagacagaaagatagagatcagaagatttattacagaaattGTATAGGTCTGACAAGAAATGaggagtataattcgatgaatttcATAATGAGATTACTTCAATActttccagatatgatatgatatgattatgat
This Primulina eburnea isolate SZY01 chromosome 2, ASM2296580v1, whole genome shotgun sequence DNA region includes the following protein-coding sequences:
- the LOC140823216 gene encoding F-box/kelch-repeat protein At5g26960; translation: MSSSSETCSSRHFSWLVKSCFPDPLRHPSPLSTATGTTTISSLPDDLLLECLSRVPHSSLPSIPFVCRRWGYLLNSPTFHVLRVRHHLVFSTLFCVSISSSALFTATLRLDAGDCPLWKVSSFVLSNDGNGFDLGSGSNFSLFSHFRLVSIGRKIYVIGRTAMLRCDTWTGTLVTKSGMSLQRKKFAAAAVEGKIYVSGGSARLSTVEEYDPDENAWRVVSDAPRKRYGCIGASVDGVFYVIGGLKIGGASVNDGGSLGAEMTHVYASSMDLYDVAARGWLRSRAVPSGGCVVAACSANEHIYILSSHAVELSFWKFNGSRKSKSFGEWCRLKCPPVPPQVRVDSTVRFSCVGVAEKVVLIQVVGCIDDLLRRSGRLERGFRERLVLLYDIAAGEWSRVADLPEVIRRAACVCVEC